The following are encoded in a window of Thermodesulfobacterium geofontis OPF15 genomic DNA:
- the trpS gene encoding tryptophan--tRNA ligase, which yields MSKIRVLSGMRPTGPLHLGHLHGVLKNWLELQEKYDCFYFIADWHALTTEYENPENISEFSKELFLEWLSVGLSPQKSTLFIQSAIKEHAELHLLFSMFVPVPWLERNPSYKEMLQNIQNKDLNTYGFLGYPVLQAADILIYKAQKVPVGIDQVPHLELTREIARRFNYLYKVNYFPEPEPILSEVSKIPGIDGRKMSKSYRNAIFLNDPPEVVREKVMNYVTDTQRIKKSDPGDPENRCVAFNLIKLYYSDEEIKEIIRDCKNAVLGCVECKKRLAERIIFELEKIWDKRLEVEKEDWKEMLYKGIETAREIAHQTVEEVNIIIFRKKII from the coding sequence ATGTCTAAAATTAGAGTTTTAAGTGGGATGAGACCTACTGGGCCTTTACATCTTGGTCATCTTCATGGAGTTTTAAAAAATTGGTTAGAATTACAAGAAAAATATGATTGTTTTTATTTTATTGCTGATTGGCACGCATTAACAACTGAATATGAAAATCCTGAAAATATTTCTGAATTTTCTAAAGAATTATTTTTAGAGTGGTTATCGGTTGGTCTTTCTCCCCAAAAAAGCACTCTTTTTATTCAATCAGCAATTAAGGAGCATGCCGAACTTCATTTATTATTTAGTATGTTTGTTCCAGTTCCATGGCTTGAGAGAAATCCATCTTATAAAGAAATGCTTCAAAATATCCAAAATAAAGATTTAAATACTTATGGATTTTTAGGATATCCTGTTCTTCAAGCTGCAGATATTCTTATTTATAAAGCACAAAAAGTTCCTGTAGGTATTGATCAAGTTCCTCATTTAGAGTTAACAAGGGAGATTGCAAGAAGATTTAACTATCTTTATAAAGTGAATTATTTTCCTGAACCAGAACCTATACTTTCTGAAGTTTCAAAAATTCCAGGTATTGATGGAAGAAAAATGAGTAAAAGTTATAGAAATGCTATATTTTTAAATGATCCACCAGAAGTAGTTAGAGAGAAAGTAATGAACTATGTTACAGATACACAAAGAATTAAAAAAAGTGATCCAGGAGATCCTGAAAATCGTTGTGTTGCTTTTAACTTAATAAAACTTTACTATAGTGATGAAGAAATAAAAGAAATTATAAGAGATTGTAAAAATGCAGTTTTAGGATGTGTTGAGTGTAAAAAAAGATTGGCAGAAAGAATAATATTTGAGCTTGAAAAAATTTGGGATAAAAGGTTGGAAGTAGAAAAAGAAGATTGGAAAGAAATGTTATATAAAGGTATAGAGACAGCAAGAGAAATAGCTCATCAAACTGTAGAAGAAGTAAATATTATTATTTTCAGGAAAAAAATAATTTAA
- the ligA gene encoding NAD-dependent DNA ligase LigA: MPEEAKEKREIPQEIIEKVKKLREEIEYHNYRYYVLDSPVISDAEYDALMRELRRLEEMYPELITPDSPTQRIGFKPAEGFKEVPHAEPMLSLDDAMNEEEVIEFDKRIKRFLGLPEETPIEYTVEPKIDGLAVELVYENGSLSIGATRGDGYVGEDVTNNIKTIPTVPLRLRKFTEDAPDIPPRIDVRGEVYMNKDEFKRINEERIRKGELPFANPRNAAAGSLRQLDPSITAKRKLDIFYYGVGKVEGYKFKTQWEILQTLPKWGLKVNPYVKLVKDIKEAINYHHHIERIRDTLPYEIDGVVIKVNDLSLWEKLGTKARSPRYALAYKFQPTQVTTQLLDVVFQVGRTGAITPVAVLKPVQIGGVIVERATLHNEDFIKNLDIRIGDWVLVQRAGEVIPEIVMPIKERRTGQEKEIIFPTHCPICGTKLIKKPEEAIWRCPNKNCYAQAVRKILHFASRNAMNIEGLGEKVARDLVDRGLVQNVADLYYLKWEDFMKLPGFAYKKAKNLYEAIQKSKKTTLGRFIYALGIRHVGEAMAQMLAEKFKSLDKLMNASMSDLLSIPGVGYEVAKSIVEFFKNEENRKMIQRMLDAGVTFVEEEKEEKPKILEGLTFVFTGTLKSMTRDEAKEIVRELGGKTTDSVSKNVDYVVAGDNPGSKYQRALQLGVKIINEEEFLKLIGKAK, translated from the coding sequence ATGCCTGAAGAAGCAAAAGAAAAAAGAGAAATTCCTCAGGAAATAATTGAAAAGGTTAAAAAATTAAGAGAAGAGATTGAATATCATAATTACAGATATTATGTTCTTGATTCTCCTGTTATTTCTGATGCTGAATATGATGCTCTAATGCGAGAATTAAGAAGATTAGAAGAAATGTATCCAGAATTAATTACACCTGATTCTCCAACCCAAAGAATTGGTTTTAAACCTGCAGAGGGATTTAAAGAGGTACCTCATGCAGAGCCAATGCTTTCTTTAGATGATGCTATGAATGAGGAAGAAGTTATTGAATTTGATAAAAGAATTAAAAGATTTTTGGGACTACCTGAAGAAACTCCTATAGAGTATACTGTTGAGCCCAAAATAGATGGTCTTGCAGTAGAACTTGTTTATGAAAATGGGAGTTTATCAATAGGGGCAACAAGAGGAGATGGATATGTTGGAGAAGATGTTACCAATAATATCAAAACTATCCCTACTGTTCCTCTAAGATTAAGAAAATTTACTGAAGATGCACCAGATATTCCTCCTCGTATTGATGTAAGAGGAGAAGTATATATGAATAAAGATGAATTTAAAAGAATAAATGAAGAAAGAATTCGCAAAGGAGAACTTCCTTTTGCCAACCCTCGTAATGCCGCAGCAGGATCTTTAAGACAACTTGATCCCTCAATTACAGCAAAAAGAAAACTTGATATTTTTTATTACGGAGTGGGAAAGGTTGAAGGATATAAATTTAAAACTCAATGGGAAATATTACAAACTCTTCCTAAATGGGGATTAAAAGTTAACCCTTATGTAAAATTAGTGAAAGATATAAAAGAAGCTATCAACTATCATCATCATATAGAAAGAATAAGAGATACTTTACCTTATGAAATAGATGGAGTGGTAATAAAGGTTAATGATCTTTCTCTCTGGGAAAAATTAGGAACTAAGGCTCGTTCACCAAGATATGCTCTTGCTTATAAATTTCAACCTACCCAAGTAACTACTCAACTTTTAGATGTAGTTTTTCAGGTAGGAAGAACAGGTGCTATTACTCCTGTTGCGGTATTAAAACCTGTTCAAATAGGTGGAGTTATTGTTGAAAGAGCAACCCTTCATAATGAAGATTTTATTAAAAATTTAGATATTAGAATAGGTGATTGGGTACTTGTCCAAAGAGCAGGAGAAGTTATACCAGAAATAGTAATGCCTATTAAAGAAAGAAGAACTGGCCAAGAAAAGGAAATAATATTTCCTACTCACTGCCCCATTTGTGGAACAAAACTCATTAAAAAACCAGAAGAAGCTATTTGGAGATGCCCTAACAAAAATTGCTATGCTCAAGCAGTAAGAAAAATTCTTCATTTTGCAAGTAGAAATGCTATGAATATAGAAGGGCTTGGAGAGAAAGTAGCAAGAGATCTTGTAGATAGAGGTCTGGTTCAAAACGTGGCAGATCTTTATTATTTAAAATGGGAAGATTTTATGAAACTTCCAGGTTTTGCTTACAAAAAAGCTAAAAATCTTTATGAGGCTATACAAAAAAGTAAAAAAACTACTTTGGGAAGATTTATCTATGCTCTTGGAATAAGACATGTAGGAGAGGCTATGGCACAAATGCTTGCTGAAAAATTTAAAAGCCTTGATAAATTGATGAATGCTTCTATGTCTGATTTGTTAAGTATCCCTGGAGTAGGTTATGAAGTAGCTAAATCAATAGTTGAATTTTTCAAAAATGAAGAAAATCGCAAAATGATTCAAAGAATGCTTGATGCAGGGGTTACTTTTGTTGAAGAAGAAAAAGAAGAAAAACCTAAAATTCTTGAGGGGCTAACCTTTGTCTTTACTGGAACCTTAAAATCTATGACCAGAGACGAAGCAAAAGAAATAGTAAGAGAGCTTGGAGGGAAAACCACAGATTCAGTTTCTAAAAATGTTGACTATGTTGTAGCAGGAGATAATCCTGGATCTAAATATCAAAGAGCTTTACAGCTTGGTGTTAAAATAATTAATGAAGAAGAATTTTTAAAATTAATTGGTAAAGCAAAATAA
- a CDS encoding cytochrome c biogenesis protein ResB, which produces MSKLWDFLSSAKLAIILFLILAFISIFGTIIPQGEPSQFYLMKYGPSLGKIILFLKLDDAYRSWWYVGTLFFFLANLIACSIKRFPISWKLYKKNPLEINLENLPYKYQITLKSSLLEIENFIYNKLKFKKAEKDFNGKILFYKDLNRWAHLSVYLVHFSIIIVIIGALIGAIWGYRGNMWIIEGQTSNTVSPFKSKEPIFLDFSIKLNKFTIEFYPDGTPKEYISNVTVIDGNHTIDALIKVNSPFKYKGLTFYQANYDTIPEFKIKVRYKGEDRFYTLSSFSPVSIDDRYTIALNDFGSAHGLIYAKIIFFDSETGQQIPGIIIQGFPHFNIPVDKDRLQIFLENVEKITYVSGLQVKRDPGVPVVYTGFTLIIIGLLGVYFFEPKTFWIILIPEKDRIILNMGAYAKRERDTLRLKLEEIGKQIKSFL; this is translated from the coding sequence ATGAGTAAGCTTTGGGATTTTCTCAGTTCAGCAAAACTTGCCATTATTTTATTTTTAATTTTAGCTTTTATTTCTATTTTCGGAACAATTATTCCACAAGGAGAACCTTCTCAATTTTATCTTATGAAATATGGCCCATCCTTAGGGAAAATTATTCTTTTTTTAAAACTTGATGATGCGTATCGTTCTTGGTGGTATGTAGGGACTTTATTTTTTTTCTTAGCAAATTTAATAGCCTGTTCTATTAAAAGATTTCCTATTAGTTGGAAACTCTATAAAAAAAATCCTTTAGAAATTAACTTAGAAAATTTACCCTATAAATACCAAATTACTTTAAAGAGTAGCCTTTTAGAGATTGAAAATTTTATCTATAACAAATTAAAATTTAAAAAAGCTGAAAAAGATTTTAATGGAAAGATTTTATTTTATAAAGATCTTAATAGATGGGCACATCTTTCTGTTTATTTGGTCCATTTCTCCATAATAATAGTAATAATAGGTGCTTTAATAGGAGCAATTTGGGGATATAGAGGAAATATGTGGATAATAGAAGGACAAACTTCTAATACAGTTTCACCATTTAAAAGCAAAGAACCTATATTTTTAGATTTTTCTATAAAACTTAATAAATTTACTATAGAATTTTATCCTGATGGAACTCCAAAAGAATATATTTCAAATGTTACCGTAATAGACGGGAACCATACAATAGATGCTCTTATAAAGGTTAATTCTCCCTTTAAATATAAGGGATTAACTTTTTACCAAGCAAATTATGATACTATTCCTGAATTTAAAATTAAAGTAAGATATAAAGGAGAAGACAGATTTTATACCCTAAGTTCTTTTTCCCCAGTTTCTATTGATGATAGATATACTATTGCTTTAAATGATTTTGGTTCTGCTCATGGATTAATTTATGCTAAAATTATCTTTTTTGATTCTGAAACTGGTCAACAAATTCCTGGTATTATAATACAAGGGTTTCCTCATTTTAACATTCCTGTAGATAAAGATAGATTGCAGATATTTTTAGAAAATGTAGAAAAAATTACTTATGTTTCAGGGCTTCAAGTAAAAAGAGACCCTGGTGTTCCTGTAGTTTATACAGGTTTTACTTTAATAATAATAGGGCTATTAGGAGTTTACTTTTTTGAACCTAAAACTTTTTGGATAATTTTAATTCCAGAGAAAGATAGAATTATTTTAAATATGGGAG
- a CDS encoding class III cytochrome C family protein produces the protein MKVKKLLIGIISGSFMLGGTVLLAQQATPPTEVEIIVEGAKMAGVKFSHEKHTKDYKVDCKVCHHKEEDPTKGALKCSVCHGLTGGTEKAPNAPKNMLAYHKNCIDCHQKVNAEQGKAAPTKCNECHKK, from the coding sequence ATGAAAGTTAAAAAATTATTAATTGGTATTATTAGCGGATCTTTTATGTTGGGAGGAACTGTTTTATTAGCTCAGCAAGCTACACCCCCTACTGAAGTAGAAATAATAGTAGAAGGCGCAAAAATGGCAGGGGTTAAATTTTCTCATGAAAAGCATACTAAGGATTACAAAGTAGATTGTAAGGTATGTCATCATAAAGAAGAGGATCCAACAAAAGGGGCTCTAAAATGTTCAGTCTGTCATGGGTTAACAGGTGGAACAGAAAAAGCTCCCAATGCACCTAAAAATATGTTAGCTTATCATAAAAATTGTATAGATTGTCATCAAAAAGTTAATGCAGAGCAAGGAAAAGCTGCACCAACTAAGTGTAACGAATGTCATAAAAAATAA
- a CDS encoding cytochrome b/b6 domain-containing protein, translating to MKKIYLHPLPVRIWHWINAISFIILIITGLQIRLGDKMTFMSFQTAVKIHSWLGFILIANYLIWFVYYFATLKFFKIYLPPFWKPIEFIKRALRQAKYYGYGIMVGDKNPHHPTPENKFNPLQQVAYFFIMIICIPLQLLTGLVLWDPVKFKFLANILGGIQIVSLIHVGLWIFFSAFIIIHFYLATLGHTFWAHFIAMITGYEEEPEEH from the coding sequence ATGAAAAAAATTTATTTGCATCCTCTTCCTGTTAGGATTTGGCATTGGATAAATGCTATTAGTTTTATAATACTTATTATTACAGGGCTTCAGATAAGATTAGGAGATAAAATGACTTTTATGTCCTTTCAAACTGCAGTAAAAATACATAGTTGGTTAGGATTCATCTTAATTGCCAATTATCTTATTTGGTTTGTTTATTATTTTGCAACTTTGAAATTTTTTAAAATTTATTTACCTCCCTTCTGGAAACCTATTGAATTTATCAAAAGAGCCCTTCGTCAAGCCAAATATTATGGATATGGAATAATGGTAGGGGATAAGAACCCTCATCATCCAACTCCTGAAAATAAATTTAACCCTTTACAACAAGTTGCTTACTTTTTTATTATGATAATATGTATTCCTTTACAGCTTCTTACAGGACTTGTACTCTGGGATCCTGTGAAATTTAAATTTTTAGCAAATATTTTAGGAGGAATTCAAATAGTATCCTTAATTCATGTAGGATTGTGGATATTTTTTAGTGCTTTTATTATAATTCATTTTTATTTAGCCACTTTAGGACATACATTTTGGGCTCATTTTATTGCTATGATTACAGGATATGAAGAAGAACCTGAAGAACATTAA